The proteins below come from a single bacterium genomic window:
- a CDS encoding glycosyltransferase, whose translation MLRILQVYKDYCPPIFGGIEKHIALLCNRLSRVANVDVLVANRGLRTELEVIDGIEVTKVGELGRFLSAPVSLPFGYYLGRKRYDILHFHLPNPTAVISYLIVRPTGKVVVTWHSDIVRQAKFLPFYRPFLVRFLQVCDVVLPTSERYARSSAYLSSFMTKCHPIPLGIDVSHFSLTDKVAQKVKELRARFGDRIVLFVGLLRYYKGLKFLIDAMRLVDARLLIVGDGPMRAELESHSRSHELVEKVFFVGEVDEASLPAYYHSCDVFCLPSIYRSEAFGVSQLEAMACGKPVVSTALDTGVAEVNLDGISGLVVPPMDSQSLARAIGLLLSDKALAARLGGFAKARVLEQFTADRMARSVLSIYNRLLMQKQSGAGDSV comes from the coding sequence ATGCTGAGAATCCTTCAGGTCTATAAAGATTACTGTCCGCCGATATTCGGTGGGATCGAGAAGCATATCGCCCTCTTGTGCAACAGGCTTTCGAGGGTTGCCAATGTCGATGTGCTGGTCGCGAATCGGGGGTTACGGACTGAACTTGAGGTCATAGACGGCATCGAGGTTACAAAGGTTGGAGAGCTCGGGCGGTTCCTTTCCGCACCGGTCTCCCTCCCATTTGGCTATTATTTGGGCCGAAAGCGATATGACATCCTTCATTTCCATCTTCCAAATCCAACAGCGGTCATCTCATATCTGATCGTTCGGCCTACGGGCAAAGTAGTCGTTACGTGGCACAGCGACATAGTTCGGCAGGCCAAGTTCCTGCCCTTCTATCGGCCATTCTTGGTGAGGTTCTTGCAGGTCTGCGATGTGGTCTTGCCCACGTCTGAGCGTTATGCGCGGTCTTCAGCGTATCTTTCGAGCTTCATGACCAAATGCCATCCGATCCCGCTCGGCATCGATGTGTCTCACTTCTCCCTGACGGATAAGGTCGCCCAGAAGGTCAAGGAGCTGAGAGCGAGATTCGGCGACCGCATAGTCCTATTTGTGGGGCTTCTCCGCTACTACAAGGGGCTGAAGTTTCTGATCGATGCGATGCGCCTCGTTGATGCGAGGCTTTTGATTGTCGGCGACGGCCCGATGCGGGCAGAGCTTGAGAGCCACAGCAGGTCGCACGAGTTGGTCGAGAAGGTCTTTTTTGTGGGCGAGGTTGATGAGGCCAGCCTGCCAGCTTACTACCACAGCTGTGATGTCTTCTGCCTGCCGTCGATCTACAGGAGCGAGGCGTTTGGGGTGTCGCAGCTTGAGGCGATGGCCTGTGGCAAGCCGGTCGTAAGCACGGCGCTAGATACGGGCGTCGCGGAGGTCAATCTCGACGGCATCAGTGGTCTTGTTGTGCCGCCGATGGATTCGCAGTCGCTTGCGCGCGCTATTGGTCTGCTCCTATCGGATAAGGCGCTCGCGGCTCGGTTAGGCGGATTCGCCAAAGCGAGGGTATTGGAACAGTTCACGGCGGACCGAATGGCTCGGTCCGTGCTCTCGATCTACAATCGGCTGCTCATGCAGAAGCAGTCAGGAGCGGGGGACAGTGTCTAG
- the mreD gene encoding rod shape-determining protein MreD, producing the protein MSSTSGANHQVIAYALLVVSALTVQTAILHFSPFEMVFVDLGLIVVIWTGMVRGARAGMSVGFIAGLLEDCLSGCALGTNALVKTLIGVFCGLLGQRLLPNSPVAHLLALFTCSLLNYILLYVLQMTVSPSSIDPGRFAMLMIAGVLSTTVLGMIVFRALSKNRFFKPPRVPEDVIDQGSLSAD; encoded by the coding sequence GTGTCTAGCACCTCCGGGGCGAACCATCAGGTTATTGCCTATGCACTTTTGGTCGTGTCGGCTCTCACTGTCCAGACGGCGATACTGCATTTCTCGCCGTTTGAGATGGTGTTTGTTGATCTGGGTCTGATAGTTGTCATTTGGACTGGCATGGTCAGAGGGGCACGGGCAGGCATGAGCGTTGGCTTCATCGCGGGTCTGCTCGAGGATTGCCTTTCTGGCTGTGCGCTAGGCACGAACGCACTTGTGAAGACACTAATTGGTGTATTCTGTGGCCTTCTGGGCCAGAGACTGCTGCCGAACAGCCCTGTGGCACACCTGCTGGCGCTGTTTACCTGCTCGCTCCTCAACTATATTCTGTTATATGTGCTCCAGATGACCGTATCTCCGTCTAGCATCGACCCCGGAAGATTCGCAATGCTGATGATCGCTGGTGTGCTCTCCACAACTGTTCTGGGGATGATCGTTTTCCGGGCTCTTTCAAAAAATAGGTTCTTCAAGCCTCCCCGCGTCCCGGAGGACGTGATAGACCAGGGCTCGCTAAGTGCCGATTGA
- the mrdA gene encoding penicillin-binding protein 2, translating into MPIDLGEDASLLRRLRRKSGLVFIAFVIFSTLIAARLWFLQVVKADYYEELSEQNRIRIVVDEALRGLILDREGRQLVGNRPSFDVLVDSVRRAALDSLKAFSRMAGIPEHNIVQVSRGKMRGHTVRAVQDVSFKALSVLEEHRVDLPGLEVAIRPKRRFIDPTLACHLVGYLGEATKAEIERSGGRIKLGDKMGRSGIELFMDECLRGSDGRRLVETNAMGRILRTLKRAEVPVAGSNVVLTLDLELQSAIEKLFDAKKGAVVVMNPRTGGILAMVSRPAFDLAAFECQISPDDWQKLRDDPDAPMNNRCVAGQYPPGSTFKVFVGLAALQSQAITTDDQFECTGVMKLGDGEFHCWKKEGHGELSISPAIVHSCNIFFYKTALACGIGPIANMAREFGFGSPTGLEVLHERGGYIPTAQDFLNYWPGDVVAASIGQGRILVTPLQMAVALCALVNGGHVLRPFVVWRTESPDGEVLKRFGPRVVGHVSVDARYIKLVRDALFGVVNRQGGTGWRARLDFPKIAGKTGTAQVVQRVDDEETILEDIPYDRRPHSWFMGYAPADEPEIAFAVLVEHGGAGGQAAAVLAKKIVAAAFREYDLEGEH; encoded by the coding sequence GTGCCGATTGACCTTGGCGAGGACGCAAGCCTCTTGAGGCGGCTGCGGCGGAAGTCCGGCCTTGTCTTCATAGCATTCGTCATTTTCTCAACTCTGATAGCTGCCAGGTTGTGGTTCCTTCAAGTAGTGAAGGCTGACTACTACGAAGAGTTGAGCGAGCAGAACAGGATACGGATCGTCGTGGACGAGGCGCTGAGGGGATTGATTCTCGATAGAGAAGGACGGCAATTGGTGGGCAACAGGCCGTCATTCGACGTTCTTGTCGATAGCGTTCGCCGCGCTGCCCTTGATAGTTTGAAGGCGTTCTCGCGAATGGCGGGAATACCTGAGCACAACATCGTCCAAGTCTCTCGAGGCAAGATGCGTGGACACACCGTTAGGGCCGTGCAAGATGTTAGTTTCAAGGCCCTCTCCGTTCTCGAGGAGCACAGGGTTGACCTCCCTGGCCTTGAGGTAGCGATTCGGCCCAAGCGGCGCTTCATAGACCCCACGCTTGCGTGTCATCTCGTCGGATACCTGGGTGAGGCAACCAAGGCCGAGATAGAGCGGTCCGGGGGCCGCATCAAGCTGGGAGACAAAATGGGACGCTCAGGTATCGAGCTTTTCATGGATGAATGCTTGAGGGGCTCCGATGGGCGGCGCCTGGTGGAGACGAACGCAATGGGTCGGATTCTGAGGACACTTAAACGGGCGGAGGTGCCCGTTGCCGGCAGCAACGTCGTTCTCACCTTGGACTTGGAGCTTCAATCCGCGATTGAAAAGCTCTTTGATGCTAAGAAGGGTGCTGTTGTTGTGATGAACCCGAGGACAGGAGGGATTCTGGCCATGGTCTCCAGGCCCGCGTTCGACCTTGCCGCCTTCGAGTGTCAGATATCCCCGGACGATTGGCAAAAACTGAGGGACGATCCGGATGCGCCCATGAACAACAGATGTGTTGCAGGTCAGTATCCCCCGGGCTCCACGTTCAAAGTCTTCGTGGGCCTCGCCGCGCTTCAGTCACAAGCCATAACGACGGATGACCAGTTTGAGTGCACAGGCGTGATGAAATTGGGCGACGGGGAGTTTCATTGCTGGAAGAAGGAGGGGCACGGGGAGCTCTCAATCAGCCCTGCCATCGTCCATTCGTGCAACATATTCTTCTATAAAACTGCGCTTGCATGCGGGATAGGCCCCATTGCCAACATGGCGAGAGAGTTTGGGTTTGGAAGCCCGACCGGCCTCGAGGTCTTGCACGAGCGAGGCGGATACATCCCGACTGCCCAAGATTTCCTAAACTATTGGCCGGGCGACGTCGTCGCGGCCTCGATTGGGCAGGGGAGGATTCTGGTAACGCCTCTGCAAATGGCGGTCGCGTTGTGCGCCCTTGTCAACGGAGGACATGTCCTCAGGCCGTTTGTCGTCTGGCGCACGGAGTCCCCGGACGGAGAGGTTCTCAAGCGGTTCGGGCCGCGCGTCGTGGGTCATGTCTCGGTTGATGCACGATACATCAAGCTAGTTCGGGACGCGCTGTTCGGCGTCGTCAACCGGCAGGGAGGGACAGGCTGGCGAGCGAGGCTGGATTTCCCGAAAATAGCGGGCAAAACTGGCACCGCCCAGGTTGTTCAGCGAGTTGACGACGAGGAGACGATTCTCGAGGACATACCCTACGACAGACGGCCTCATTCGTGGTTTATGGGATATGCCCCGGCGGATGAGCCCGAGATAGCCTTCGCTGTCTTGGTCGAACATGGTGGCGCAGGAGGCCAAGCGGCTGCGGTCTTAGCCAAGAAGATCGTTGCTGCGGCGTTTCGGGAGTATGATTTGGAGGGCGAGCACTGA
- the rodA gene encoding rod shape-determining protein RodA, with amino-acid sequence MLDRRLVQNINWWLVLVAVALSLIGVATIYAATSDVESQANMAYRSQIRWLVLGLVAMTVTMFVDYNRLIKAAYQIQLAASLVLVAVLLFAEPIAGSKRWLDLGFVKFQPSELAKITTVLALVKLFSSERLRGRPWLQILGGLVIVAVPAALIVKQPDFGTAVTFLIPFIVLAFVAQRRLWPIIFTVLAGALSALPGWFFLKHYQRRRIIAFIDPSYDELGSGYQAIQSKIAVGSGGVVGKGFGKSTQVRLHFLPAQHTDFVFSVHAEEQGFLGSLLVVGLFMLLVGIAFSIARHAKNRAGLLLAVGCASLIAGQFLVNVAMVIGVLPITGLPLPFMSYGGSSLTALFVMLGLLESVQMRRFAF; translated from the coding sequence GTGTTAGATAGACGCCTCGTCCAGAACATCAATTGGTGGCTGGTACTGGTTGCTGTGGCGCTCTCCCTAATTGGGGTCGCGACGATCTACGCGGCGACCAGCGACGTCGAATCGCAGGCAAACATGGCTTACAGGAGCCAGATAAGGTGGCTTGTGTTGGGTCTAGTAGCCATGACGGTTACGATGTTCGTGGATTACAATCGCCTGATAAAGGCCGCATATCAGATCCAACTTGCCGCCTCGCTAGTTCTCGTCGCTGTCCTCCTGTTTGCAGAACCGATCGCGGGCTCCAAACGATGGCTCGACCTCGGCTTTGTGAAGTTTCAGCCGTCCGAGCTCGCCAAGATCACCACTGTCCTCGCACTTGTGAAGCTGTTCTCATCGGAGCGACTACGCGGGCGCCCCTGGCTACAGATACTCGGAGGCCTCGTCATTGTGGCAGTGCCCGCCGCACTCATCGTCAAGCAGCCCGACTTCGGCACCGCAGTAACTTTCCTCATACCGTTCATCGTCTTGGCGTTCGTGGCGCAGCGCCGCCTCTGGCCTATCATTTTCACAGTTCTCGCTGGGGCGTTGTCGGCCTTACCGGGCTGGTTCTTTCTCAAGCACTACCAGCGCCGGCGCATCATCGCATTCATAGACCCCTCCTACGACGAACTCGGGTCAGGCTACCAGGCGATACAGTCCAAGATAGCAGTCGGGTCGGGCGGTGTGGTCGGGAAGGGGTTTGGCAAGAGCACTCAGGTCAGGCTCCACTTTCTACCCGCGCAGCACACTGACTTCGTCTTCTCGGTGCACGCTGAGGAGCAGGGCTTTCTTGGCTCCCTACTCGTGGTCGGGCTCTTCATGTTACTTGTGGGGATCGCCTTCTCCATCGCGAGGCACGCCAAGAACCGAGCCGGACTACTGCTGGCAGTCGGCTGCGCCTCGTTGATCGCAGGGCAGTTTCTCGTCAACGTCGCGATGGTCATAGGCGTTCTGCCGATAACCGGCCTTCCATTGCCCTTCATGAGCTACGGCGGCTCGTCGCTTACTGCTCTGTTTGTCATGCTTGGCCTCCTAGAGAGCGTTCAGATGCGCAGGTTCGCCTTCTAA
- a CDS encoding WbqC family protein encodes MILQPGYLPWIGFFDLAAKSDIFVILDCVQFDKRSWRNRNRIRTETGWQWLTVPVLTKGRFTQRVDETMIDNTRNWAHKHLAAIRTCYARAPYLKEFWPLLDEALGRKWARLLDLDMYLIKMLDRAFELGTNYVMASTLSPADKKADLILEICKMVGADHYLNGDMGRTYLAPEPFEANEIKLEFHNYTHPIYRQCYDGFESHMSAIDLLLNCGADATQYLLRPDEAPEERVIGPAR; translated from the coding sequence GTGATACTCCAGCCGGGATATCTGCCTTGGATAGGCTTTTTTGACCTGGCGGCGAAATCGGACATCTTCGTGATCTTGGACTGCGTCCAGTTCGACAAGCGCTCGTGGCGCAACCGTAATCGGATTCGGACGGAGACGGGCTGGCAGTGGTTAACTGTGCCGGTGCTAACGAAGGGCAGGTTCACGCAGCGTGTTGACGAGACGATGATCGACAACACGCGGAATTGGGCGCACAAGCACCTCGCTGCGATCAGGACCTGCTATGCGAGGGCGCCCTATCTGAAGGAGTTTTGGCCGCTGCTTGACGAGGCGCTCGGCCGGAAGTGGGCCAGATTGCTGGACCTCGACATGTATCTAATCAAGATGCTCGACCGTGCTTTTGAGCTGGGCACGAACTACGTGATGGCGTCAACCTTATCGCCGGCCGACAAGAAGGCGGACCTGATCCTTGAGATATGCAAGATGGTTGGCGCTGACCACTACCTGAACGGGGACATGGGACGCACATACCTGGCGCCTGAGCCGTTTGAGGCCAACGAGATCAAGCTGGAGTTTCACAATTACACGCATCCGATCTATCGTCAGTGTTATGATGGTTTCGAGTCGCACATGTCGGCCATTGACCTGCTCTTGAACTGCGGCGCAGATGCAACGCAATACCTCCTGAGGCCAGATGAGGCGCCAGAAGAACGTGTTATAGGTCCCGCGAGGTGA
- a CDS encoding radical SAM protein, which produces MTKFKVCLVALYNTELSGVRYIHSLLKSKGFDASIIFFKRLNINDGTPPTDKELALFTGLLARIKPDLLGISIGCSTFRNTAVELTKRARSEVNCPIVWGGVHVTVTADRTLSEHDMLVIGEGEGAMLDLSQRLESGESIADIKNLWLRQNGSEVKNPVRPPIQDLDSLPFHDFTNDGKFFINADQLFEFDPLVKEHDLYQIMTTRGCPFDCTYCANSVYHRLYKGMGKTVRTRSVPNVIEELNYALEMLPEIKQIAFYDDVFGLDLDWTREFCEQYKAKVGIPYWVYVHPKTVTEELVRMLKDSGLVYADMGVQSGSQRVRNQYFKRMDTNEDVQRAMSILSKLKVKPRLDFIMDNPFENSQDKQEMLDLLLSFKRPFEFRLYSLAYFPGVELTQMALDRSFITESDVEDIACKTMTQWFVSSNFKRSKEDVFFNSLVSLTGKSFVPRSLIRALSRVSLLRQFPTPLVILSTVANVIRFFWTGTKLALKGEVSFAMIRKHVKFVLTVNR; this is translated from the coding sequence GTGACGAAGTTCAAGGTCTGTCTGGTTGCTCTTTACAACACCGAGCTCTCGGGCGTTCGATACATTCATTCGTTGTTGAAGTCGAAGGGGTTTGACGCCTCGATCATTTTCTTCAAGCGGCTGAACATAAACGACGGAACGCCTCCGACCGACAAGGAGCTTGCGCTGTTCACCGGCCTTCTCGCGCGCATCAAGCCGGACCTTTTGGGCATCAGCATCGGGTGCTCGACGTTCCGCAACACGGCGGTCGAGCTGACCAAGCGAGCCCGAAGCGAGGTAAATTGCCCTATCGTCTGGGGAGGCGTGCACGTAACAGTTACCGCGGACCGGACGCTTTCAGAGCACGACATGCTCGTGATCGGCGAGGGCGAGGGCGCTATGCTCGATCTCTCGCAGCGGCTCGAAAGCGGCGAGAGCATAGCTGACATCAAGAACTTATGGCTTAGGCAGAACGGCAGCGAGGTAAAGAATCCTGTCCGGCCACCGATTCAGGACCTCGACTCGCTTCCATTCCACGACTTCACGAATGACGGCAAGTTTTTTATTAACGCCGACCAGCTGTTTGAGTTCGACCCGCTCGTTAAGGAACACGATCTCTACCAGATAATGACTACCCGCGGCTGCCCGTTTGACTGCACATACTGCGCAAACAGCGTCTATCACCGCCTTTACAAGGGGATGGGCAAGACCGTCCGCACGCGGTCTGTCCCGAACGTGATAGAAGAGCTCAACTACGCCCTGGAGATGCTGCCCGAGATAAAACAGATCGCCTTCTACGATGATGTGTTTGGATTGGACCTTGATTGGACGCGGGAGTTTTGCGAGCAATACAAGGCCAAGGTCGGCATTCCATACTGGGTCTATGTCCACCCTAAGACCGTAACGGAGGAGCTCGTCCGGATGCTCAAGGACAGCGGCCTCGTTTACGCGGACATGGGCGTTCAGAGTGGCTCGCAGCGTGTTCGGAACCAATACTTCAAGCGGATGGACACGAACGAGGACGTTCAGAGAGCTATGTCCATCCTCAGCAAGCTGAAGGTTAAACCGCGGCTTGATTTCATCATGGACAACCCTTTCGAGAACTCCCAGGACAAGCAGGAGATGCTCGACCTTCTCTTGAGCTTCAAACGCCCGTTCGAGTTTCGCCTTTATTCGCTGGCCTATTTCCCCGGCGTTGAGCTGACGCAGATGGCGCTAGACCGCAGTTTCATAACGGAAAGCGACGTCGAAGATATCGCCTGCAAGACCATGACCCAGTGGTTCGTCTCGTCCAATTTCAAACGCTCCAAGGAGGACGTCTTCTTCAACAGCCTCGTCTCTTTGACGGGCAAGTCCTTCGTGCCCAGGTCTCTCATCCGCGCTCTTTCCAGGGTTAGCCTGCTGCGACAATTCCCCACGCCTCTGGTCATTCTATCGACGGTCGCAAACGTGATCCGCTTCTTCTGGACTGGGACGAAACTTGCTCTGAAGGGCGAGGTCTCCTTTGCGATGATCAGAAAGCACGTCAAGTTCGTTCTCACCGTCAACAGATGA